The following DNA comes from Eretmochelys imbricata isolate rEreImb1 chromosome 18, rEreImb1.hap1, whole genome shotgun sequence.
GAAGGTCTGATTTCCATTTTGCTAGAATAAGCAGCAAATacacagacaggctccctgcttccTTTAACCTGCAAAAACAGGGGAGTCCTTCAAAGCTCATCCATCCGCTCAGTCATCTCTCTCTTCCCTACACTCTACAGCATTCTAAATCCCTGATAGTGTAAATCCTCACATTTGCTTCCCTCGCTCTCTCCCTCaatcacacacactctctctccccctcctccctagTCGGCTGCTATCTGATCTGTGATGATATGTGATCTcttggatacacacacacacacacgcgcacacacacacacaaaaaaaccaccaGGCATTGCTACCCAGCTGAGCAAAATGTCTTTCTCCTAGCAGCGTTGCTCATCATAGCTTTCAAatccttgacgatgtggccatgcTTTCCCCTCTGCCTTCTACTTTCTCTCTGTTTCTGCCTGCTCTTCTTACCCTTGGGGCATCTTTGCCCTGCTCTCTGTAGCTGTATGGACTCCCACACTATAGACTGCAGGGATCAAGGACTCCCCAGTGTTCCTAATCTGTTTCCACTGGATGTACGGAAACTTCTCATAGCTGACAACAACATTCAGGCTATACCAGCtgatttctttatattttatggAGATCTAGTCTACTTGGACTTCAGGAATAACTCAATCACCTCCTTAGAAGAGGGAACTTTCAGCAGTTCCACCAAACTGGTGTTTTTAGACCTAAGCTACAATAATTTAACGCAGCTTGATGCTGGGATCTTCAAGTCGGCAGAGAAGCTGATAAAATTAAGCCTTGGGAACAATAACCTAGTGGATGTGGACGAGGCTGCTTTTGAGAACCTGGAACAGCTCCAAGTGTTAGAACTGAATGACAATAACTTGCAGAGCCTCAACGTGGCTGCCCTGGAAGCACTTCCATCCCTTCGGACTATACGTCTAGAGGGCAACCCATGGGTCTGTGACTGTGACTTTGCCAACCTCTTCAGCTGGATACAAGAGAATGCATCCAAGCTTCAGAAAGGTAAAGCTAAATGACTTGCAAggcagcttgtgtgtgtgtgtgcttggtcAGCTTGTCCATCTGGGTGTATTGCCTGCAGTGATCCAACCTGTGAATTCTGGTCCTACCACAATTACACATTTGAACCAGTGAGTCCCTTAAAATGAAGCTGGCTTCCTTTAGTAACAACATCCCCTCCCAGTAAATGGGATATTTTGGTCCTGAGACTAAACCTATCCAGGTTGAGAAGGAGCCTTTTCAAATAGGGTAACCCAGCACTGATTCTCTTCCAGGCTTTGGTTTCTATTAAGTAAATAAATAGATTTCCCTTAATAAGCCCTTTGAATGGCTGAATATGTGTGCCAGCACATGGGGGAACCTTATTTTACCCTGCCTAGATTTTCTATGAAGCAGCATAGGATAATTCAGACCCTGCATCCCATTTTATACACTGTGGTTGTTGACCCTTTCCTGGAATTAGTTGCTTTTGATTGCCTGCATTGGGATCTCCAGTTCCAGCTTGGTTGTTGCTGGTTTTCATACAAATAACATAGCTTTTAATTTTGGAAGCCAATTTACATGAGAGCTCAAGCTACAAAATTTGGAACGGCATCCGGGTTTGGATCTGGACCACTTCAAATGGCAAAGCACTTGGTTCTGGGGTTTTGGATGGTTATTTTTCAGATGTGTATTGAAATAATATTAAAGCAGCCATGTGCAGGATCCAGACTCTCCCTGCCCAAAGCTCCTCTTAATCTTACCAGCCTTAGCTGGAGATCAACCACAGTTCATGGTTGCCAACAAGCACCGGGTCATATACTCATGCCACTGAGCCCCCAAGATGCACGTGAAAGACAAACTGCTAGGAGCATAGGCGCTAACAGTGTGACTGAGGGTCCACAAAGTAGCACCCCTAATGAGGTCACTGCTGCCTAGTCTGCTTCTGAGCAGGACTGTGTTTGActgggaaggggggcgggggcgggatgATAAAAGGCTGAGGCTTGAAAGCCAGGGAgaatgggaggaggtggagaaagaGGGAGAATCCATTCTGTAAAGAGCATCTCTGTGTATTTCATGGAGTGtcagaggcagagggaggaaaaCACAGAGTGAGCCAAGAAAATGATTTCAGAAGCTTTTTCCCTCCTCTTTGTCACCAGAGAGGCTGTCATCATGTATGTGAGCTCTCCCTGTGCTCGTGACCTTGGGTGGCATTTTTGATACATTAATCTTGTGTGCCCTAGCTGCTCAAGGATGTCATGGAATCAGTTTctattagatttcagagtaacagccgtgttagtctgtcttcgcaaaaagaaaaggagtacttgtggcaccttagagactaaccaatttatttgagcatgagctttcgaaagctcatgctcaaataaattggttagtctctaaggtgccacaagtactccttttctttttgttcctattaGAGATGAATGAAGTGATTTGGGGAGACAAAGGGTTGatctccccacccctggcaggcGTGAGCTGAATCTTGACCTACGTCCCCCACGATGCCTGGGCCACCTTTAGTCTGTCTCTGAGCTGAGTGTTGGCCCACCTCTCCGGCAGTATCTGAGCCAAACCCTGACCCATCTCTTCCCCAGATCCAAGCCAAACCTTCATCCATCTGCCCCTCTGTGTCCCAACAGAACCTTCACCCATTTCCCCCAACTCCTTGTCTGAATgacatttacattttcttttgctttaaCCTTTAACTGAGCATACGCTGTGATcagtttccccccacctccttatCTGAGCCAGCATTATCCCTCATTTCCATCATCCCCCCCAACCCAACCTGATCTGTTCCAccttaaaaatattcaaataatatgaccctcccttccccaatcTGCCTCCCTTCCCAGCATACCTTCTGCCACTCCACTTTCACCTTCCCATTGCTCTTATGCCTGTTCCTAAGTTTACCTGTGTTTCTTTGGCCTAGAAATCCCAGAGATCAAGTTTTCTTACAGGATTCCCCATGCTTCCCGTGGTCAGTGAGGCTAGAAACACTTTGTCACCATGTTTTGTTTCAGCCATTTTCAACCCTAGATAAACCCaagaatatttatatatttattctgagctccagaaggaggtgagaggaaaACCACTTggaagtctctgggtaaagataaaagaggTAAATAACAGGGGTAACATCATGATAGGGGTCTACTCTAGACtgccaaatcaggaagaggaggtggatgaggcatttctgaACAAATAACAGagatatccaaaacacaagacttgGAAGTAATGTGGAACTTTAGCTATCcaaacatctgttggaaaagtaatacagtaaAATACAGTTTCCAGTAAGATGTTGGAATGTGTTGGGGACagtttttttgtttcagaaagcgGAGGAAGTAACCAAggggcagccattttagacttgattctgaccagcagggaggacTTGGTagcgaatctgaaggtggaaggaattttgggtgacagtgatcatgaaataataaatttcattattctaaggaaaggaaggagtaaaATCATCAGAATAAGGATAATGGACGTTGGAAAAGAAGACTTTAACAAACTAAGAGAACTGCGAGGTAAGATTcccctgggaagaaaatctaagggaaaacaGACTTCAGGAGACCTGGCAGTCTCTCAAGGAGTTGATATTAAAGGCAAAACTGCCAACTATtccaatgtgaaggaaagataggaagaatagtaaaagAATATGGCTCCATCTTTAATGGTCTGTAAATCAAGAAGGaattctacaaaaagtggaaacatggacaaattgctagggaggagtacaaaagaacagcacaagcgtgtagggacaaaattagaaaggctaaggcacaaagtGAGACATAAGGGACATAAAAGACACTAAGAAGAGGTTctgtaaatacattaggagcaagagaaagacaaaggaaagtataGGTCCTCTACTTAATGGGGAAGAAAAGCTAATGACATCAAGAGGGctgaggtatttaatgcctattttgcttcaattTTCACTAAAATggtaaattgtgaccagattcttaacataattaatattaacaacaagggggaaggaacaaagccaaaatagggaaagaacagattaaagaataagggcttggctatacttgcaagttagagagcattaaagcagccccgggcgccctaactCCCGACCCgttcacactggcaaggcacttatagctcctggactctgcagctggagcgctcctggtaatccacctccacgagaagcataacgcttgctgCGCCCCAGCTGAAATGCCCgggtgtcagtgtgaacgaggtgttgcattactgcccTGTGATCggcctctggaaacgtcccataatccccttaagtcaagtggccgtgcttgtcattgttttgaactcggttGTAGCAATGCGGATaggccctttcaaagctccgtttctgacagccggctgcttatctgctccgggacaaagcaaccattccTGTGGACTGCTGCTTGCTGTGAGTGCGTAAAAgagagggggggggggtctgctgctgtctgaacttacaagacagcatgctgacacactctcagtcCCCCCAAAAccaactctctctccccacacacagcacactccctgtcacactcccccctctcccccccgacatttgaaaagcacgttgcagccacttgaacgctaccacaatgcactgctctctgtggtgtTGCAAGAGCTGCCAACGTGGCCACGCCAGTGGGCTTGAATCTGACAGCGCgaacacactgcagcgctttccctgctgcgctctctgagggctggtttagCTCACAGCTCTCTACATCGGCAAGTGTGGCCATGCCCTAAGTTAGACGTATTCGAGTCAGCAAAGACTGATGAAATTCATCGTAGGGTTCttcaggaactagctgaagcaagcTTGAAACCATTAGCAactatctttgagaactcagggactatgggtgaggtcccagaggactggaaaagggacaaacatagtatctatctttaaaaaaggagaacAAGGAGacccggggaattatagaccagccaGTTTAATGTCAATATGTGGAAGATACCGGAACGaatgattaaacaatcaatttgtaagctcCTAGAGAATAATAGGGTTGTAAgagaatagccagcatggatttgttaagaacaaatcatgccaaatcaagcTAATTTCCTTCTTCAATagggttactgacctagtggataagggagaagctggagatgtgatatatcttcatTTTGGTAAGGTTTTGGACCACAAATAGAATACGAGTTAACAATGTTATGCAAatgcgaaaaaggctaataccattctggggtgtattaacatgAGTGCTGTATGTAAGATCCAGGAAGTAATTGTCTCACTCTTCTTggcgctggtgaggcctcagctggagtactgtgtccaattctgggcaccacactttaggaaatgAGGACAaatcactcttctctggactctcttcaacaaaaatgataaaaggtttagaaaatctgtcCTATGAGGAAAggcacatttagtcttgagaaaagacaactgagggggacctgataacagtcttcaaatatgttaagggctgttataaagaggacagtgatcgaTTGTTCTCCAAATCtgctgaaagtaggacaagaagtaatggacttaatctacagcaaggaagttttaggttagatattaggaaaaactttctaattataagggcaGTTAAGCGCTGGAATAGGCTTCCGAGGAAGCTGGTGGACtacccatcactggaagtttttaagaacaggttggtcaaacacctgtcagggatggtctaggtttacttggtcctgcctgagCACAGGGAGCGGGACTTAataacttctcaaggtcccttccagtcctacatttctatgattccatgattcatGAATCAACAGAGCAGAGGAGCTCACCAACTTACCGAAAAAAATTCACTAAACTTTTTCAAGCTTTCAGAAGATTTAGTTTTATTTGACTTTGGGGCAAAGGTTTGGGCaggttcttattttatctgaaatgGTCTCCCTGTCCCTATATCCCAATCCTGTGAACACCTGCTTAGCTTGCCTGACAGggcagtgccattgacttcactgggacagTTCACATGAGTGAATTTAAGTACATACATTCAGAAGGGGTTGGAGCCCTAGTTCACATTGCCTCAtcgaagctactgctgttaaaagtacAGGCTGTCTATTTCATTAAACGTAGGAAAGTATTACTCAAGGAGGTGAGGGCAAAACCAAGCCACAAAGGGCAAGATTTTCTTTACTATACTTTAAAATCATtgggccccctccccccagtctgctccaggtcccaccccttcccccaagaccccacctcttcctgcccagttccgccTTCTCCCCCGAGTGCGCCCTGTCCCCGCTTCACCCTCTGCCCACCAGCACCTCTTGCATGCCGCTAAACAGCTGATCGCgaggggcaggaggtgctgggagggcgGGGGAAGAGTTGATCGGTGGGGCCACCGGTGGAAGGGAGgcgccatgggggaggggagaagctggctGCCTGTGGGTGCTAGGCACCCAATCATTTTTTtccgtggatgctccagccctggagcacccagagaGTCAGTGTCTATGCAAACAGCAATCCACCTGGACATTTGGCAGTCAGACGAACTGAATTCCCTGATGTGCTGCTGCAAGTCTGGAGTCACAGAGGCGTGTGTTCTTGCTGTCAGCACATCAAGATAAGTAGGGCAGCCAGCATTATGCCGGGAAACAGTTTAGAAAGGAAAGACAGGGACAAATTGTGCAGGTTTCAAGATAAAGGTCTGAATTCAGCACCACACTTTTCCTTTTCCATATTTAGAGCAATTCCAGTGCTTGAATATCACAGCACATGTTAATGGGGAAAGCTGAGATGTGGGGAACTGGCTGGTGACTATCTCCACTTGAAATCGTTTAGGTATATGGCGGCATTAACAACACAGATTGTCAAGGGACCGAGCTGTAAAATTATTGAGCCTGGGAATCTCATGTGCCTTTCCTTCACCAATACTGAGttcctgtttaaaaagaaaagaaaaggaaaacatccCCTCCTGAAATATAGGTGGAAATTTAATGGGGGGAGGGACTGATTCATCAGTGCCCTGTGCCTATTTGCACCAGCTATAATGCCCCATCCATTTCAGTGGACATCCTTGGCAGGCTCAAAGCTGGTTCAGGGCATAAGGGTGGATTGGAGTAGGAGAAAGCATGTCAGAAGAGGTACACTCCTGCTATTCTGTGGCTGCTATAACAACCGTAGGGGAATCCCTAACCTGCACTAGGGAACTGAACTGGGGCCCAGGACTGCAGCTTTCGGATACTGCTGTGAAATATGGCCCCTGTAAGGATCAGAGATAGGTGGAAAGAAACAGAAACTAAGTGGCTGGGGGAGAGAAACTTCAGGATACAGTCAGACGCTGTAAATTACTCTTGATCGTGAGCTTAAAAAGAGACTGttgaaaatgcagtttaatgtgcCCTGCCTCTCCAGTATAGCAGAGAATGACACAAACTGGAACTGTGTATCAAGTCCACCAACTACCCCATCCCTGAAATTTGGGCATTTCCTTAAaatgggatcctgatccaaaAAGTGCCTTGGGTTTGGACATAGCAAAATAGACACCCAGCTGATGAAGTTCAACCTCTGGTTGATGAggtttgaaaaaaattcaaaccaCCCTGCAGTGTAGCCCATCTGAATAGAAATTCCATTCTGCTGCAGCAGATAAGGGCCAAACCCCAGAACAATTCATCCGAAACATCCTTCTTCCCCCTACACTCCAAATATTTGGGTAAATCGGTGGCCTGGATATGAACCACAGTTCAACCCCTGACGTTTTGCAAAACCTGCATCCGTTGTGTCTGATTTCTAATTAGCAGGGCAATGACGGGAAAAGGCCTCTAAAGTTACTTTTTCTGCTGCTCTGTCTTTGACGGTTTGACCAGAAAGTCTCTTCCCAGTTATGCTGCTCCTGCCTATCTGGCTCTGTTGTGTCGCACAAACATCTGCCATTTGATTCCTTTTACAGATCTCAGTTTTATGCACCCAACCTTTCTTTCTAAATAAAGCATTACTCAGCAAAAAGTGCTTCTTCTCGCACCCTCAATTACAGGCAGGCTTGTGGCAGGAGCTGTATAAAATGTTCTATGCTCAAAACAAATGGCTGCTGATCACTTTACCAGTTTTATGGAAGGCAAGTACTTTCTTTTAAATGTACAATGTTGAATTTTTATCACAATCCAGAACAAAGGGCAATTTTTACCCATCTAAATGGTTCCAGCTTTAGTGAAGGCTGAACTTGTGCAATGCATCAAGCTGTCAGAAGAAATGAAGGTCAGTGTAATAATATTTTGATTGTATAGCTGCTTTTATCTGAAAGGATCCAAAAAGTGCGGTCCAAACTATGGAGGACATTCAACCTGATGTATAAATCTTGTGCAGGCTCTCTGCACGGAGGGTGAATATCATTGTACATACATATGGCACCATTGCATTGCAGCAACCAGGTAGATGACGGGTGCACAGAATGCTAAGAATAGTGAGGGAGAAAACCAGGGCAAATATCTGCTCTTAAGATATCTTCCATCAGATCTGTAGAGTCTATGCAGAGAAGACAGGGTCTCTTTCATTAAAGGTCTCATTTGGATCAAGGGCTAAGCTGGCTTTGCCAGGATTTGACCCTGTTGTCTGAGGGAGTCAAGGGAAGTGCACATTTGAGGCCTATACCATTATGGCATTCCCTCGGCTTCATTCTATTGACTCCATAACACATTTCATTTTTTGCTTGCTGGGTTTGATTGACAAGGTCCAGATTCACCGGAGTGGAAACTTTAAAAGGGAAGGAGCTCACATGGGCTCCTTTAAGGAACCTTTTAGAAGTAGGGTAAGAAATGTGCTATTAAAAAAGCAAGAACGAATGCAGGGCATTTGGAGGGTTGGTGTGAATAACTTTCAGAGGCCTATTCAAACCATCCAAGTCTGTTGGGTATGCAGGGCTGGTCTAGGGAGATCTTGGAACGATTGGATGAAATCATgacccaactgaagtcaaagcaAATTTTGCCCTTGACTTCTGTAAGGCCAGGATTTCGTCCACAGTCTCATGAGATTTAAGGTATTTGCTGCTTCATGTAGAGCTAGCAATGCCATGAAAATGCAACCCTGCTGTTCCTGCTATCGGTAAAAACCTTCCTATATCTCCAGACTTcatctgctctctctctcaggtcTGGTCTCAGCTGAAAAGACCTAAACTTCTTAATTTCACTCTTCCAATGTATTATTTACTACTGCAAGCCCTGATGCGGCAATTTGCTGCTTGCAGATGTTCCGtgaactgcaggattggggcctaactCTGCCATTTCATCATTTAAACCCATAAAGCCTTTTGGGCACACAGCTTGGAAGAAAAATTAAAGGCTGTAAAAGGACCCCATTGAGTCTCCCCACTTGCATGCAAAAGGTGGGTTCCGATGAAATGCAAGTCCTGAAGGGAATTCAAGTAGCCTGGGGTGCCCAT
Coding sequences within:
- the LRRC38 gene encoding leucine-rich repeat-containing protein 38 is translated as MWPCFPLCLLLSLCFCLLFLPLGHLCPALCSCMDSHTIDCRDQGLPSVPNLFPLDVRKLLIADNNIQAIPADFFIFYGDLVYLDFRNNSITSLEEGTFSSSTKLVFLDLSYNNLTQLDAGIFKSAEKLIKLSLGNNNLVDVDEAAFENLEQLQVLELNDNNLQSLNVAALEALPSLRTIRLEGNPWVCDCDFANLFSWIQENASKLQKGLRELQCSLPVENRRIFLDELSEVSFSECKFSLSLTDLLIIIFSGVAVSIAAILSSFLLATLVHCFQRCTPSKDDDDEEDSED